In a genomic window of Bradyrhizobium ontarionense:
- the gspD gene encoding type II secretion system secretin GspD has translation MGGRVVEIADVSPGWLRCRTLAALAVVSMALAGCNSATIGSDGRGDDVLDKVGRLDLSPRYPKQVLPEQSPAARRARAEIYGGNDDARDAREARAEAPPATSLPVQQVAVQSQPVGNGFELNFENSPIATVAKVVLGDVLGVGYTIDPRIQGTVSLSSVRPVPKSDVAYVLENALRLSGTALVRDTSGYRLIPLGDAVGAGNVDPAGGSAEPGYGISVLPLQYVSAPTLLKLLDSFALKPGTVRADPGRNLLLIQGTGAERRTAIDAALSFDADWMRGQSVGIFPIVNGNPEPIVAELEKIMDAGDSGLGQNMVKFQTVSRMNAVMVISRKPALLRTAETWIKRLDSANTLRNSVHVYRVKYGEARQMARVLNDMFVGSAGSAAEASSNDLAPGSGASSSSSSERLSAAGTTSQPSGFSSQQQGNNGLVANRGFGGTPPPTQANLDAGSDSRGPSTGGKPLMEGVRITPDVVNNTLLIYADKENYRLIESTLRQCDRPQLQVAIDATIAEVTLNDTLSFGVQSYLTSKNLGLKPDQGSVLNTTSTSAPTTVASAAGTITNAFLSRAFPGFNFLVGSESQPSAILSALHTVTDVKVLSNPSLVVIDNQAATLQVGDQVPVSTGSATVLTTNNTVVNTIDYRNTGIILRVAPRVNENGNVRLEIEQEISNVSPATANSLTPTVAQRKVKSSVAVASGQTVLLAGLISETHQGTRNGVPGIDQIPGLGDLFSNNDRSRGRTELIIFIRPQIIRDGTDAHYVAEELRSKLRGTINPVSASALQTSRINR, from the coding sequence GTGGGCGGGCGAGTGGTTGAGATTGCTGATGTGAGCCCCGGTTGGCTGCGATGCCGCACGCTTGCAGCGCTGGCCGTGGTGTCGATGGCGCTGGCAGGCTGCAATTCAGCGACGATCGGGAGCGACGGTCGCGGCGACGACGTGCTCGACAAGGTCGGCCGGCTCGATCTTTCGCCCCGGTACCCCAAGCAGGTTCTTCCCGAGCAGTCACCGGCAGCGCGCCGGGCCCGCGCGGAAATCTACGGCGGCAACGACGACGCAAGAGACGCGAGAGAGGCGAGAGCGGAAGCGCCCCCCGCAACTTCGCTTCCGGTCCAGCAGGTGGCGGTCCAATCGCAGCCCGTCGGCAACGGGTTCGAGCTGAACTTCGAGAACTCGCCGATCGCAACGGTTGCCAAGGTCGTGCTCGGCGACGTCCTTGGCGTCGGCTACACCATCGATCCGCGGATCCAGGGAACCGTCAGCCTGTCCTCGGTCCGTCCGGTCCCGAAATCGGATGTTGCCTACGTGCTCGAGAACGCGCTCCGCCTGTCCGGGACGGCGCTGGTCCGCGATACCTCGGGCTACCGGTTGATTCCGCTCGGCGACGCGGTCGGCGCCGGCAACGTGGATCCCGCCGGAGGCTCGGCAGAACCCGGCTACGGCATCTCGGTCCTCCCGCTGCAATATGTATCAGCACCGACATTGTTGAAGCTGCTCGACAGCTTTGCGCTGAAGCCGGGCACGGTGCGCGCCGACCCCGGCCGCAACCTGTTGCTGATCCAGGGGACCGGGGCCGAGCGGCGGACCGCGATCGATGCCGCGCTGAGCTTCGATGCTGACTGGATGCGCGGACAGTCGGTCGGGATCTTTCCCATCGTCAACGGCAATCCCGAGCCGATCGTTGCCGAGCTCGAAAAGATCATGGACGCGGGCGACAGCGGTCTTGGCCAGAACATGGTCAAATTCCAGACGGTTAGCCGGATGAACGCCGTGATGGTCATCAGCCGCAAGCCGGCGCTGCTGCGTACCGCAGAGACATGGATCAAGCGGTTGGACAGCGCCAACACGCTGCGCAACAGCGTCCATGTCTACCGCGTCAAATATGGCGAGGCGCGCCAGATGGCGCGGGTCTTGAACGACATGTTCGTTGGCAGCGCGGGCAGCGCAGCCGAGGCATCGTCCAATGACCTAGCCCCCGGCTCCGGAGCTTCATCGAGCTCGAGCAGCGAGCGGCTGTCGGCTGCCGGCACGACGTCTCAACCGAGCGGCTTCTCGAGCCAGCAGCAGGGCAACAACGGTCTGGTCGCAAACCGCGGCTTTGGCGGGACGCCGCCGCCGACTCAGGCGAACCTTGATGCGGGTTCGGATTCACGTGGTCCCTCCACGGGCGGCAAGCCGCTCATGGAGGGCGTGCGGATCACCCCCGACGTCGTCAACAACACGCTTCTGATCTATGCCGACAAGGAAAACTATCGACTGATCGAAAGCACGCTCCGGCAGTGCGATCGCCCGCAGCTGCAGGTCGCGATCGACGCCACCATTGCCGAGGTCACGCTCAACGACACCCTGAGCTTCGGCGTGCAGTCCTATCTCACCAGCAAGAACCTCGGTCTGAAGCCCGACCAGGGGTCAGTGCTCAACACCACCTCGACATCGGCACCTACGACGGTCGCCTCGGCGGCGGGAACGATCACCAACGCCTTTCTCAGCCGCGCCTTCCCCGGGTTCAACTTCCTGGTCGGATCGGAATCCCAGCCGAGCGCGATCCTGAGTGCGTTGCATACGGTGACCGACGTCAAGGTGTTGTCCAACCCCTCGCTGGTGGTGATCGACAACCAGGCCGCGACATTGCAGGTCGGCGACCAGGTGCCGGTTTCGACCGGTAGCGCCACGGTGCTGACAACCAACAACACCGTCGTCAACACGATTGACTACCGTAACACCGGAATCATCTTGCGGGTCGCTCCCAGGGTCAACGAGAACGGCAATGTGCGGCTGGAGATCGAGCAGGAGATCAGCAACGTCTCTCCGGCGACAGCCAACAGCCTCACGCCAACGGTCGCGCAGCGCAAGGTGAAGAGCTCGGTCGCGGTGGCCAGCGGCCAGACCGTGCTGCTGGCCGGCCTCATCAGCGAAACGCATCAAGGCACGCGCAATGGCGTTCCGGGGATCGACCAGATCCCGGGCCTTGGGGACCTGTTCAGCAACAACGACCGCAGCCGCGGACGGACCGAGCTGATCATCTTCATTCGCCCCCAGATCATCCGCGACGGCACCGATGCTCACTACGTCGCCGAGGAGCTGCGGTCGAAATTGCGCGGCACAATCAATCCGGTGTCCGCGAGTGCGCTTCAGACGTCGCGGATCAATCGATGA
- a CDS encoding tetratricopeptide repeat protein translates to MNRRSTTAFAVVALAFGVATVDARPPGAGWAAFARGDYVRAARLLAPMAQRGHPRAMTVLGYMYDNGFGVPQSYEAAVELYTGAAERGDPAAQHLLGLTYDKGHGVNQDHVLAYKWLTLAAAAAPMREREPYLRIRDAVASKLSPDQIIDGQRLAVEWQQRPPGGIGTAAPASGL, encoded by the coding sequence ATGAATCGGCGTTCGACAACAGCATTTGCTGTCGTGGCGCTTGCCTTCGGCGTCGCTACGGTCGACGCCCGGCCGCCTGGAGCAGGATGGGCGGCATTCGCACGTGGTGATTATGTCAGGGCAGCGCGTCTTCTGGCGCCGATGGCGCAACGCGGACATCCGCGCGCCATGACCGTGCTCGGCTACATGTACGACAACGGATTCGGCGTCCCGCAATCGTACGAGGCCGCGGTCGAGCTCTACACCGGAGCCGCCGAACGCGGCGACCCGGCGGCACAGCATCTGCTCGGTCTGACATACGACAAGGGCCACGGCGTGAACCAGGACCATGTGCTGGCCTACAAATGGCTGACTCTTGCAGCAGCCGCGGCGCCGATGCGCGAACGTGAACCCTATTTGCGCATTCGCGATGCCGTCGCATCCAAACTGTCACCTGATCAGATCATCGACGGCCAGCGGCTCGCGGTCGAATGGCAGCAACGACCGCCCGGCGGTATTGGCACCGCCGCGCCGGCTTCCGGTTTGTAG
- a CDS encoding GspE/PulE family protein, with protein MSSPPPLRFADHPQGGSGPARFGAGSAGAAATKDVGTETSEATDLSAADFADAVARQLGLPRISLSDLLACKPLAERFSRRFLRETMVFPFQSAQQKPCLAVTDPRDTAAARAAELVFGGAIELVVASVDDIAMALNRLAGDDEVPARDGAEQPQLRDDDIESLRDLATGAPVVRAVNDLFELAVELRASDIHVEAMRTGLSLRMRVDGLLKPVPEPAGVLPQAVISRIKIVAGLNIAERRLPQDGAARLRVGRIELDVRVAVMPTQHGESAVIRLLPKDRGLLAIEKLGFATRDDRSLRRLLALPHGMIVICGPTGSGKTTTLATALSVLNEPTRKILTIEDPVEYEIPGINQSQVKPAIGLTFASALRSFVRQDPDVIMVGEVRDGETAHVAVHAALTGHLVLTTLHTENAAAAVPRLLDLGVEDFLLRSTLRAVIAQRLVRRLCERCRSEKVLCADDLSADPRYSAVGFEVGETVYEPVGCESCGSTGYRGRLGIFEVLELDQEIRPLIQGTTDAAVIDRSAIRNGMTTMLDDGVAKCRAGATSVAEVLRVTTLR; from the coding sequence ATGAGCTCTCCTCCCCCTCTTCGGTTTGCCGACCATCCGCAGGGCGGCAGCGGGCCGGCCCGGTTCGGCGCCGGGTCGGCCGGCGCTGCAGCCACCAAAGACGTCGGGACGGAAACGTCGGAGGCAACGGATCTCTCGGCCGCCGACTTCGCCGACGCAGTCGCCCGACAGCTTGGATTGCCGCGGATCTCGTTGTCCGATTTGCTGGCGTGCAAGCCGCTGGCGGAGCGTTTTTCCCGGCGCTTCCTTCGGGAGACGATGGTCTTCCCGTTTCAGTCCGCGCAGCAAAAGCCGTGCCTCGCGGTTACCGATCCCCGCGACACCGCGGCCGCACGAGCCGCCGAGTTGGTGTTCGGGGGCGCGATCGAGCTCGTGGTGGCCTCGGTCGACGACATTGCCATGGCACTGAACCGGCTGGCCGGTGATGATGAGGTTCCGGCGCGTGACGGCGCCGAGCAGCCGCAGCTGCGCGACGACGACATCGAGAGCCTGCGTGATCTCGCCACCGGAGCCCCGGTGGTGCGCGCCGTCAACGATCTGTTCGAACTGGCTGTCGAACTACGCGCGAGCGACATCCACGTCGAAGCGATGCGGACCGGACTGTCGCTTCGGATGCGCGTGGACGGCCTGCTCAAGCCGGTCCCTGAACCGGCCGGCGTCCTGCCTCAAGCCGTCATCTCGCGGATCAAGATCGTTGCCGGCCTGAATATCGCGGAACGGCGCTTGCCTCAGGATGGCGCTGCGCGGCTCCGCGTCGGCCGCATCGAGCTGGACGTTCGGGTCGCCGTGATGCCGACGCAGCATGGCGAGTCGGCCGTGATCCGGCTGCTTCCGAAGGACCGAGGGCTGCTCGCCATCGAGAAGCTCGGCTTTGCCACCCGCGACGATCGATCGCTCCGCCGCCTGCTGGCATTGCCGCATGGCATGATCGTGATCTGCGGGCCGACCGGCAGTGGCAAGACCACGACCCTGGCAACCGCGCTGTCGGTCCTCAACGAACCGACACGGAAGATCCTGACCATCGAGGATCCGGTCGAGTACGAGATTCCCGGCATCAACCAATCGCAGGTCAAACCGGCGATCGGGCTGACATTCGCCTCCGCCCTGCGATCCTTCGTGCGGCAAGACCCTGATGTCATCATGGTCGGCGAGGTGCGCGACGGCGAAACCGCTCATGTCGCGGTCCATGCCGCACTGACCGGCCACCTCGTTCTGACGACGTTGCACACCGAAAATGCCGCAGCCGCTGTCCCGCGATTGCTCGATCTTGGGGTCGAGGATTTCCTGCTGCGATCGACGCTCCGTGCGGTGATTGCGCAGCGACTCGTGCGCAGGCTGTGCGAGCGCTGCAGGTCGGAAAAGGTGCTTTGCGCCGATGATCTCTCCGCCGACCCGCGCTATTCCGCGGTAGGCTTCGAAGTCGGCGAGACGGTCTACGAACCTGTGGGGTGTGAGAGCTGCGGCAGCACCGGCTATCGGGGCCGGCTCGGCATCTTCGAGGTTCTCGAATTGGATCAGGAGATCCGACCGTTGATCCAAGGCACGACCGATGCCGCCGTCATCGACCGCAGCGCCATTCGCAATGGAATGACGACGATGCTCGATGATGGCGTCGCGAAGTGCCGGGCCGGAGCGACGTCGGTCGCAGAGGTCCTGCGCGTCACAACGTTACGGTGA
- a CDS encoding type II secretion system F family protein produces the protein MSKFRYRALTQNGDVVHGTIAAATAKEVMDRIEYLQLLPIETIEEKAESSVSRDVLVLFGGPTQGDVTTFTRDLALLLKAGARLEDSLELLASDADIGRLRPIVSRLRSSILAGESFAEALTHHPLLFPAMYVALVRVGEVSGTLDHVLDLLGAERARAEAVRRKLTDAMQYPFFVLIAACLVMLFFFVYVLPQFSAVLRDFGAKTDATINTFLDISDFVRGNGATLALLASAVIAAGLLLLGRASVRVAVISQVCRLPGFAAVFRSYRTSVFCRNLAILLGSGLTLTATLRILIDIMSVTGGGPVWSAAADRVRHGGKLSEALAATNILPAMATRMIRIGEETGQLPVLAGRIAEFYEAKLQRSLDRMVGIVGPAAIILISTVVGGLIVSVMTALLSVTQLVG, from the coding sequence GTGAGCAAGTTTCGCTACCGCGCACTGACCCAGAATGGCGACGTCGTGCACGGGACGATCGCGGCGGCGACGGCCAAGGAGGTGATGGACCGGATCGAATATCTGCAGCTGCTGCCGATCGAGACCATCGAGGAGAAAGCGGAAAGCTCCGTCTCACGGGACGTTCTGGTCCTGTTCGGCGGTCCGACCCAGGGCGATGTCACGACCTTCACGCGCGATCTGGCACTGTTGTTGAAGGCCGGCGCGAGGCTCGAGGATTCGCTCGAACTTCTGGCCAGCGACGCCGATATCGGACGGCTGCGTCCGATCGTCAGCCGGTTACGATCCAGCATTCTCGCTGGAGAGAGCTTTGCCGAAGCGCTGACGCATCATCCCTTGTTGTTTCCCGCGATGTACGTCGCGCTGGTGCGGGTCGGCGAGGTCTCAGGGACCCTCGATCACGTGCTCGACCTGCTCGGCGCCGAGCGGGCGCGCGCGGAAGCCGTGCGTCGCAAGCTTACCGACGCGATGCAGTACCCGTTCTTCGTCCTGATCGCCGCCTGCCTCGTGATGCTCTTCTTCTTCGTTTACGTGCTGCCGCAGTTCTCGGCGGTGCTGCGCGATTTCGGCGCCAAGACCGACGCCACCATCAACACGTTCCTCGACATTTCCGACTTCGTGCGCGGCAACGGCGCAACGCTCGCGCTGTTGGCGAGCGCGGTCATCGCGGCCGGTCTCCTGCTTCTCGGCCGTGCCAGCGTCCGTGTCGCCGTGATCTCGCAGGTCTGCCGACTACCGGGCTTTGCCGCCGTGTTCCGATCGTATCGCACGAGTGTGTTTTGTCGCAACCTGGCGATCCTGCTCGGCAGTGGCCTGACGCTGACGGCGACATTGCGCATCCTGATCGACATCATGTCGGTCACGGGCGGCGGCCCGGTATGGAGCGCCGCGGCCGACCGCGTTCGTCATGGCGGCAAGTTGTCGGAGGCGCTGGCGGCGACGAACATCCTGCCCGCCATGGCCACGCGCATGATTCGGATTGGCGAGGAGACCGGGCAGTTGCCGGTCCTTGCCGGCCGCATCGCCGAGTTCTACGAGGCGAAGCTGCAGCGTAGTCTCGATCGCATGGTCGGCATCGTCGGGCCCGCCGCGATCATTCTCATCAGCACCGTTGTGGGAGGCCTCATCGTTTCGGTGATGACCGCACTCCTGTCGGTGACGCAACTCGTCGGTTAG
- the gspG gene encoding type II secretion system major pseudopilin GspG, giving the protein MKQPGIGGTARRAHIVRDDRQRGFTLVEMLVVIAIIGMIMGLIGPRVLSYLNESRVKTARIQIQSFSSALDLFYLDTGRYPTTSEGLAALVRPASNIPGWAGPYLKGGNVPNDPWSHSYAYRSPGQHAPYDIVSYGSDGQEGGADLAADISSSTTIGAK; this is encoded by the coding sequence ATGAAACAGCCAGGGATCGGCGGCACGGCGCGGCGGGCCCATATTGTGCGCGACGACCGTCAGCGCGGCTTCACGCTGGTCGAGATGCTCGTCGTCATTGCCATCATCGGCATGATCATGGGGCTGATCGGGCCGCGCGTGCTGTCCTACTTGAACGAATCAAGGGTCAAGACCGCCCGGATTCAAATTCAGAGTTTTTCGAGCGCGCTCGATCTGTTCTACCTCGATACTGGTCGCTATCCGACCACATCGGAAGGCTTGGCTGCGCTGGTCCGGCCGGCATCGAATATCCCGGGCTGGGCGGGACCGTATCTCAAGGGAGGAAACGTTCCCAACGATCCCTGGAGTCACTCATACGCCTACCGATCGCCCGGACAGCACGCGCCCTACGATATCGTGTCGTACGGATCAGACGGGCAGGAAGGCGGCGCGGATCTCGCGGCCGACATCTCCTCGTCAACCACGATCGGCGCGAAATGA
- a CDS encoding GspH/FimT family pseudopilin gives MTMCRRGGCDAGFTLIEVVCALAVVALMTAVLLPAIPRQTSRPRLEAYAVEVAALLKADRNAAIRRGLEVTTRIDTQARSIRSGTNGQAVRFPDDVRFETLLPRNCDNRPAFETISFFGSGMSCGGAITLTHLDAGYQIRVNWLTGRIEVVPNAGLSGR, from the coding sequence ATGACGATGTGTCGCCGGGGCGGCTGCGACGCCGGCTTTACTCTGATCGAAGTGGTATGCGCGCTCGCCGTCGTCGCCCTGATGACGGCCGTGTTGCTGCCCGCCATCCCGCGGCAGACCTCGCGGCCGCGTCTTGAGGCCTACGCGGTCGAGGTCGCCGCACTGTTGAAGGCCGATCGAAATGCCGCGATCAGGCGAGGACTCGAGGTCACGACGCGAATTGACACGCAGGCGCGTTCGATCCGCTCCGGCACCAATGGGCAGGCCGTTCGTTTCCCCGATGATGTGCGGTTCGAGACGCTGCTGCCGCGGAATTGCGATAACAGGCCCGCTTTCGAGACCATCAGTTTCTTCGGGTCTGGAATGTCCTGCGGCGGGGCCATCACGCTCACCCACCTCGACGCAGGCTACCAAATTCGCGTCAACTGGCTGACTGGAAGGATCGAAGTTGTCCCGAACGCTGGTCTCTCTGGACGATAA
- a CDS encoding prepilin-type N-terminal cleavage/methylation domain-containing protein: MSRTLVSLDDKATAGFTLIETLVALAVVAVSLVTIGALMGSSARGSRKLEQHVALVQAAYNVLWLAFPSRLPPASPAQSGESMAHLWRAQAQPFAIDVGAPANTSAWLPQRITLQVRSPSGGTMELETVRLFRRRAE; encoded by the coding sequence TTGTCCCGAACGCTGGTCTCTCTGGACGATAAGGCAACGGCCGGGTTTACCCTGATCGAGACGCTGGTCGCGCTTGCGGTCGTGGCGGTGTCGCTCGTCACCATAGGTGCGCTCATGGGGTCCTCGGCGCGCGGCAGCAGGAAACTGGAGCAGCACGTCGCGCTGGTTCAGGCCGCCTACAACGTCCTGTGGCTGGCCTTTCCATCCCGTCTGCCGCCGGCATCTCCGGCGCAGTCCGGAGAGTCGATGGCCCATCTCTGGCGCGCGCAGGCGCAGCCATTCGCAATCGATGTCGGTGCGCCCGCGAATACATCCGCCTGGCTGCCGCAAAGAATCACGCTCCAGGTTCGATCGCCATCGGGCGGGACCATGGAGCTGGAGACGGTCCGGCTGTTTCGAAGGCGGGCGGAGTGA
- a CDS encoding PulJ/GspJ family protein has translation MSTRPNSAQSGFTLIEALVAMALMGLLVSTLLAITSQWLPNWDRGLHRIQRSESVSVALDRISADIAASEFIRPDGQAKSVLFDGSDTSIILARISLGPNGGRGLDMVRIAETGDGDGVALARTRATFAPGDASSRNFGDPVVLLQAPYRVSFAYAGADRMWKPSWRNAERLPVAVLVTVRDAQSPSALSISRIAVIHVSAPADSVCSSADNNCDKQALLTDVTTARASAPAEQR, from the coding sequence ATGTCGACGCGGCCCAACAGTGCTCAATCGGGCTTCACCTTGATAGAAGCCCTCGTGGCGATGGCGCTGATGGGGCTGCTGGTCTCGACGCTGCTTGCGATCACTTCGCAATGGTTGCCGAATTGGGATCGCGGCCTTCATCGCATCCAGCGCAGCGAGTCCGTGAGCGTCGCGCTCGACCGCATCAGCGCCGATATCGCGGCATCCGAATTCATCCGGCCAGATGGCCAGGCCAAGTCCGTTCTGTTCGACGGATCGGACACATCGATCATACTTGCGCGGATTTCGCTGGGACCGAATGGGGGCCGAGGCCTCGATATGGTTCGCATCGCCGAAACCGGTGATGGCGATGGCGTGGCGTTGGCCCGAACGCGCGCGACATTCGCACCCGGCGACGCATCATCCCGAAATTTTGGCGATCCGGTCGTGCTGCTGCAGGCCCCCTACCGCGTGTCGTTCGCCTATGCGGGCGCCGACCGGATGTGGAAGCCGTCGTGGCGCAACGCGGAGAGGCTGCCGGTAGCCGTACTGGTCACGGTGCGAGACGCACAAAGCCCGAGCGCGCTGTCGATCTCACGGATCGCAGTCATCCATGTCTCCGCGCCGGCAGACAGCGTATGCAGCTCCGCGGACAACAACTGCGACAAGCAGGCGCTGCTCACCGACGTCACCACCGCGCGTGCCTCCGCGCCAGCGGAGCAACGATGA
- a CDS encoding general secretion pathway protein GspK: protein MGGDHRPDDREGGFILVAALWILVSLAGLAGILSVYLVNTARGLSLEDDRLRSAALVSASLELTAYKLSSSAKSLRAPAGSFSFRLDHARVSVAFRSEAARIDLNHASREMLAHLFEVLGARAGDAGAYAERIVGWRTPAAETAPDVERDLYRTAGADHMPRTAPFESVEELRLVLNLPPALVDRAMPFVTIFSGRREIDALEAAPEVVASLPGMTQDLLKSFLEQRPGLRREVRSMTSALGPARAGATLEVADAVRVWITISFDAGHRAAAEAVILLGDGDDPYRVLSWRDDVVAPGTLRQSGKAQ from the coding sequence ATGGGCGGGGATCATCGGCCCGATGATCGGGAAGGCGGCTTCATCCTCGTTGCTGCGTTGTGGATCCTGGTCTCACTGGCAGGACTGGCAGGCATCCTGTCCGTCTATCTCGTCAATACCGCCCGGGGCCTGTCGCTCGAGGATGATCGTTTGCGATCCGCCGCGCTGGTCTCCGCAAGCCTCGAGCTCACGGCCTACAAACTGTCATCCTCGGCAAAGTCGCTGCGCGCTCCGGCCGGGTCTTTTTCATTTCGGCTCGATCATGCACGGGTGTCGGTCGCATTCCGGTCGGAAGCCGCCCGCATCGACCTCAACCATGCGTCGAGGGAGATGCTGGCGCATCTGTTCGAGGTTCTCGGCGCACGTGCTGGCGACGCCGGCGCGTATGCCGAACGGATCGTCGGCTGGCGGACGCCGGCGGCCGAGACCGCTCCGGATGTGGAGCGCGATCTCTACCGGACCGCGGGGGCGGACCACATGCCGCGCACCGCGCCGTTTGAAAGTGTCGAGGAACTGCGGCTGGTGCTCAATCTGCCGCCCGCACTGGTCGACCGGGCGATGCCCTTCGTGACCATATTCAGCGGCCGGCGCGAGATCGACGCGTTGGAGGCCGCACCCGAAGTGGTGGCCTCGCTTCCCGGGATGACCCAGGACCTGCTGAAGAGCTTCCTCGAGCAACGGCCGGGCCTGCGCCGTGAGGTCAGATCGATGACCTCGGCGCTGGGGCCGGCACGCGCGGGAGCGACACTGGAGGTCGCCGATGCCGTGCGCGTATGGATCACGATCAGCTTCGACGCCGGTCACCGAGCCGCAGCCGAGGCGGTCATCCTGCTGGGCGATGGTGACGATCCTTATCGGGTCCTCTCCTGGCGCGATGATGTCGTTGCCCCCGGGACGCTCAGGCAATCAGGAAAGGCACAGTGA
- a CDS encoding PilN domain-containing protein: protein MTMSTRLRRELAAWIGSVADTVVDTVGRLNIKPPIQLIETERNVFIMRMSARSGRSVPPGWQIVLTDNEAGRPALPDSWKAAVRGSRIEVMLMPYRFLSRPLDLPKRAVEFLDAMIRSQLDRLTPWTANEAEFGYTAPVDISGERIATTVIAAPRTTLDPLIHVAESWSAGSIVLFAAPEAAPATIDDQLGATGGTKLTERRLRGSLEVGRVSRALAAVLVVAAVSATLSVAMTGIIGGKLEEQQGLLSHKISERRAALRLNPEGSDNPALSGLMRRKQEMAAAVILLEALSKILPDNTHVTELRIEKDKLQITGMTQDAPALVKLIEQSAHFTHATFFAPTTRSADDPGERFHIEAGIKPHLGPGT, encoded by the coding sequence ATGACGATGTCAACGAGGCTGCGCCGTGAGTTGGCGGCATGGATCGGCTCCGTCGCCGATACCGTCGTCGATACGGTGGGTCGGCTCAATATCAAGCCGCCCATCCAGTTGATCGAGACCGAACGCAACGTCTTCATCATGCGGATGAGCGCGAGATCCGGGCGATCGGTGCCGCCCGGCTGGCAAATCGTCCTGACTGACAATGAGGCGGGTCGGCCCGCGCTTCCGGACAGCTGGAAGGCCGCCGTGCGCGGCAGCCGGATCGAAGTCATGCTGATGCCGTACCGCTTCCTGTCGCGGCCGCTGGATCTGCCGAAGCGCGCCGTCGAGTTTCTCGATGCCATGATACGGTCCCAGCTCGATCGCTTGACGCCGTGGACAGCGAATGAGGCGGAGTTCGGCTACACGGCCCCGGTCGATATATCGGGTGAACGCATTGCTACGACGGTGATCGCTGCGCCAAGGACGACGCTCGATCCACTGATCCACGTTGCCGAGTCCTGGAGCGCCGGATCGATTGTCCTGTTTGCAGCTCCCGAGGCTGCGCCGGCGACAATCGACGACCAGCTCGGCGCTACCGGCGGAACGAAGCTCACCGAGCGGCGCTTGCGCGGGTCTCTCGAGGTCGGCCGCGTCAGCCGCGCCCTGGCGGCGGTCCTGGTGGTCGCAGCGGTCTCGGCGACGCTGTCTGTTGCGATGACGGGCATCATCGGCGGAAAGCTGGAGGAGCAACAAGGCCTGTTGTCGCACAAGATCTCGGAACGGCGCGCAGCGCTGCGCCTCAATCCGGAAGGCTCCGATAATCCCGCGCTGAGCGGTCTCATGCGCCGCAAGCAGGAGATGGCCGCGGCTGTCATTCTGCTGGAGGCGCTGTCAAAGATTCTTCCGGACAACACCCATGTGACCGAGCTGCGGATCGAGAAGGACAAGCTGCAAATCACGGGCATGACCCAGGACGCGCCCGCGCTGGTCAAGCTGATCGAGCAGTCGGCGCACTTCACGCACGCGACGTTCTTCGCGCCGACGACACGCTCGGCTGACGACCCCGGCGAGCGCTTCCATATCGAAGCAGGTATCAAACCTCATCTTGGACCCGGCACATGA
- the gspM gene encoding type II secretion system protein GspM: MKITKLLTDGPAPPSIAAIVYGGLLLVLIAATALPIKGLLDQRAELVSLADTLRLLDAHAMPAAHQDSGGDASMAGPAFLEGSTVTVAGAALLQRLGDVVTRHGGSLSSSQLDLQGPRAKDGHISVIANFEVGQPALQPILYDLEAGMPCLFVDELVIEARSPLTTPSEQLRVLMTISGQWQGPQ; encoded by the coding sequence ATGAAGATCACAAAGCTTCTCACGGACGGCCCCGCGCCACCTTCGATCGCCGCCATCGTCTACGGCGGCCTGCTGCTCGTGCTGATCGCGGCGACGGCGCTGCCCATCAAAGGCTTGCTCGATCAGCGCGCCGAGCTGGTCTCCCTCGCCGATACACTCCGTCTGCTGGACGCCCATGCCATGCCGGCGGCGCATCAGGACAGCGGTGGAGATGCCAGCATGGCGGGACCGGCCTTTCTCGAAGGCTCTACCGTCACGGTGGCGGGAGCAGCGCTGCTGCAGCGTCTCGGCGACGTGGTGACCCGTCACGGCGGCAGCCTTTCGTCGTCACAGCTCGATTTGCAGGGGCCTCGCGCCAAGGACGGTCATATCAGCGTCATCGCGAATTTCGAGGTCGGTCAGCCCGCCCTGCAGCCCATCCTTTACGACCTGGAGGCCGGGATGCCATGTCTGTTCGTCGACGAGCTGGTCATCGAAGCGCGCTCGCCCTTGACGACACCCAGCGAACAACTACGCGTTCTGATGACGATTTCTGGACAGTGGCAGGGGCCGCAATGA